In the Prosthecobacter dejongeii genome, one interval contains:
- a CDS encoding cysteine peptidase family C39 domain-containing protein, giving the protein MFPNWLGLICATFALLAFFVSYGAAKRIPVKKRVVWTLTTLVLALPGASFAAYYAHVVEVPAWYYEFRSWPRIEACLILIGIAGGVVASLVGPISRILSLLLVVLFVTVPFVKPFLGPFHEGALRDQWDGKVCRQSTYSTCGAASTASLLRHHGIIVTEAVIAEEAHSYTSGTEAWYLARAIRQRGLQVKFQLSTDEPLFLSATPVMEPRESKNDPTVAMVGVRFGNTGHFIALLGEDKTGKLVVGDPLRGRELLSREELRQRYVFTGFSMQVF; this is encoded by the coding sequence ATGTTTCCCAACTGGTTAGGCCTTATTTGTGCGACTTTTGCTCTTCTGGCATTTTTCGTGAGCTATGGGGCGGCGAAGAGAATACCAGTTAAAAAGCGAGTTGTTTGGACACTAACAACTTTAGTTTTAGCGCTTCCTGGAGCCAGCTTTGCGGCCTATTACGCGCATGTGGTGGAGGTGCCAGCCTGGTATTATGAGTTCCGGTCCTGGCCGCGCATCGAAGCCTGTCTTATCTTGATCGGTATTGCCGGAGGAGTCGTGGCCAGTCTGGTAGGGCCTATCAGCCGCATACTGTCATTGCTGCTAGTGGTACTGTTTGTAACCGTGCCTTTCGTGAAACCCTTTTTGGGGCCATTCCATGAAGGGGCCCTGCGTGATCAATGGGATGGAAAGGTTTGCCGGCAAAGCACATATTCGACTTGTGGTGCAGCCTCCACAGCAAGCCTATTGCGCCATCATGGGATCATTGTGACCGAAGCCGTGATTGCTGAAGAAGCCCATTCTTACACAAGCGGAACGGAGGCTTGGTATCTGGCACGGGCCATTCGGCAAAGGGGATTGCAGGTAAAGTTTCAACTCTCCACGGATGAGCCCTTGTTTTTATCAGCTACGCCTGTGATGGAACCGAGGGAATCAAAAAACGATCCAACTGTAGCCATGGTCGGTGTGAGGTTCGGAAATACAGGGCACTTCATTGCCTTACTAGGCGAGGATAAAACTGGGAAATTAGTGGTGGGAGATCCACTGCGGGGACGCGAGCTGCTGTCACGGGAAGAATTGCGGCAGCGATATGTTTTTACCGGGTTCTCGATGCAGGTCTTTTGA
- a CDS encoding redoxin domain-containing protein gives MKCLVFLAFGLTFFSSLQAQTVQQQVRSIIDEYETSVRANTQKIIAAKTEEERAQHRSTIPSAAPYATRVLALVQAAPGDPGSTTGIVWLLTQAAAFPESQTALSLLATTHVSLQGIAPAVKALEFQPLDKVEPILEAIQQKNPYPEEKAAALYALGMQYFRRFDAALSPSEAEVAKTRAMDCFQEIVATHGQVTIQGFPIADQAGRMLFEMGNLSVGSPAPEIEGKDLEGQSFKLSDHRGQHVMLIFWGGWCHACHSALPMVNQFVTDMKEKPIIVLGINTDIPEEARKAYADYNVHFRNWSDGTTSGPITTLFNLRNFPTFYLIGPDGKIVLKQTSLEAVREKVKDI, from the coding sequence ATGAAATGCCTCGTCTTCCTCGCTTTTGGCCTAACGTTCTTTTCTTCACTACAAGCGCAGACAGTGCAGCAGCAGGTGCGAAGCATCATTGATGAATACGAGACTAGTGTCCGCGCAAACACTCAAAAAATAATCGCCGCCAAAACGGAAGAAGAGCGTGCGCAGCATCGGTCCACCATCCCCAGTGCAGCCCCATATGCTACCCGGGTTCTGGCGCTTGTGCAGGCAGCACCCGGGGATCCGGGCAGCACGACGGGCATTGTTTGGCTTCTTACTCAGGCAGCGGCCTTTCCTGAATCTCAAACAGCCCTTTCGCTCTTGGCCACCACTCATGTTAGCCTTCAGGGCATTGCCCCAGCGGTAAAGGCTTTGGAGTTTCAGCCCCTGGATAAAGTCGAGCCGATTCTGGAGGCGATTCAGCAAAAAAACCCGTACCCCGAAGAAAAAGCGGCGGCTTTGTATGCGCTGGGCATGCAGTATTTTAGGCGTTTTGATGCAGCACTTTCTCCCTCCGAAGCGGAAGTGGCCAAGACACGAGCGATGGATTGTTTCCAAGAAATCGTCGCTACCCATGGTCAGGTGACCATTCAAGGTTTCCCGATTGCTGACCAAGCCGGGCGGATGCTTTTTGAAATGGGCAATCTTTCCGTTGGCAGTCCGGCACCCGAAATTGAGGGAAAGGATCTGGAGGGTCAGTCCTTCAAACTCAGCGATCATCGTGGCCAGCATGTGATGTTGATCTTTTGGGGGGGCTGGTGTCATGCCTGCCACAGTGCGTTGCCTATGGTGAATCAGTTTGTCACGGATATGAAGGAAAAACCCATCATCGTACTGGGCATCAACACCGACATTCCTGAAGAGGCGCGCAAAGCCTATGCCGATTACAACGTGCACTTTCGCAATTGGTCTGATGGCACCACCTCCGGTCCCATCACCACCCTCTTCAATCTCCGCAACTTTCCGACATTTTATTTGATCGGACCCGATGGGAAAATCGTGCTGAAGCAGACGAGCCTGGAAGCCGTGCGGGAAAAGGTGAAAGACATCTAA
- the mnmA gene encoding tRNA 2-thiouridine(34) synthase MnmA has protein sequence MKILAAMSGGVDSSVATALLVQEGHEVVGAYMKNWINEENIVGHCPWEEDIVDARAVADQLGIEFHVVNLMREYRERVVKYLLEGYQDGITPNPDVMCNREMKFGVLWDWAKERGFDAIATGHYAKKGSDELSILRGADPNKDQTYFLAMMKPEQVHISRFPIGHLLKPELREEARKLGLKTADKKDSQGICFIGEVKMEDFLRTFVEDKPGPIVNLEGKVLGEHRGLHLYTLGQRKGIGVASNLYKQAYVVVAKHHEKNELVIAIERPDTPLLWARKCTLTGLSTTGLPFDAPRLLQAQPRYRCPAGDAEFRPLGDGRAELIYAQPQRALTPGQICALYENDRLLGGAVFEHIDYES, from the coding sequence ATGAAGATTTTGGCCGCAATGTCAGGAGGGGTGGACAGCAGTGTCGCTACGGCACTACTCGTCCAGGAAGGGCATGAGGTGGTGGGGGCCTACATGAAAAACTGGATCAACGAAGAAAACATCGTGGGGCATTGCCCGTGGGAGGAAGACATCGTGGATGCACGTGCGGTGGCGGATCAACTCGGCATCGAGTTTCACGTCGTGAATCTCATGCGTGAATATCGCGAGCGCGTGGTCAAATACCTCCTGGAAGGTTACCAGGATGGCATCACGCCAAATCCTGATGTGATGTGCAATCGCGAAATGAAATTCGGTGTTCTCTGGGACTGGGCGAAAGAGCGCGGATTTGATGCCATCGCCACCGGGCATTATGCGAAGAAAGGCTCAGATGAGCTGTCCATCCTGCGTGGGGCCGACCCCAACAAAGACCAGACCTATTTCCTGGCGATGATGAAGCCGGAGCAGGTCCACATCTCCCGCTTTCCCATCGGCCACCTTTTAAAACCTGAGCTTCGGGAGGAAGCCCGCAAACTGGGACTTAAAACTGCTGACAAAAAAGACAGCCAAGGCATCTGCTTCATTGGTGAAGTGAAGATGGAAGACTTCCTGCGCACTTTTGTAGAGGATAAACCCGGCCCCATTGTGAATCTGGAAGGCAAGGTGCTGGGCGAACATCGCGGCCTGCATCTCTACACCCTCGGCCAGCGCAAAGGTATCGGCGTCGCCAGCAACCTCTATAAGCAGGCCTACGTGGTCGTCGCTAAACATCACGAAAAAAACGAGCTCGTCATCGCCATCGAGCGTCCGGATACTCCGCTCCTATGGGCGCGCAAATGCACTCTTACGGGCCTTTCCACCACCGGCTTGCCATTCGATGCCCCTCGCCTCCTTCAGGCCCAGCCCCGCTACCGCTGCCCCGCAGGAGATGCCGAATTCCGTCCCCTGGGCGATGGAAGGGCAGAGCTCATCTACGCCCAGCCTCAGCGCGCCCTCACCCCCGGCCAGATCTGCGCTCTTTACGAAAATGATCGTTTGTTAGGTGGAGCGGTGTTCGAGCACATTGACTACGAGTCCTAG
- a CDS encoding excinuclease ABC subunit UvrC: MPDPRSKPDLMAKLRDVPHTPGVYVMRDRLNSVIYVGKARDLRKRLSNYFTPARSKLVDRKTRALIASIWDFDIHQVRNEPESLLLEGKLIKEFRPKYNISFRDDKRFLMVRVNLQDDFPKFTLTRMKRDDGARYFGPFAHSGALRTTLNWLNKKFGLRVCRPIRPDEQDYKHCSNDIIKNCCAPCIGRVSVEEYRQRMEQACSFLDGKGTKDLVSLLEEEMQKAAMKLDFEKAAELRDMVEDLKKTLSPTRSFQRGARAKVISTLDPMADVKELQEALGLGKPPLVMECFDIANIGTAHCVASMVRFKDGTPDNANYRRYRIRAVTGQNDFISMAEVIRRRFSRILLEGREVMGEEADYSQETPLEMMRRLESAKLPELPSEKKKKFVRLPDLVIVDGGKGQLGMAMKELQRLGLSDLPIIGLAKEREEIYRPHEPDPLVLPHEMGALKLLQRIRDEAHRWANGYHQLLLGKRVEESLLDDCPGVSQARKATLLKKFGSVARLRKATPEEISKVPGISSTLAETIVDFLVSRGGE; the protein is encoded by the coding sequence GTGCCTGACCCCCGATCCAAACCTGACCTGATGGCGAAACTGCGTGATGTGCCCCACACGCCGGGGGTGTATGTGATGCGGGACCGACTGAACAGCGTGATCTATGTGGGGAAGGCGCGGGACCTGCGCAAGCGGTTGTCGAACTACTTTACCCCGGCGCGCTCCAAGCTGGTGGACCGGAAGACGCGGGCACTGATCGCCAGCATCTGGGATTTCGACATCCACCAGGTGCGCAATGAGCCGGAGTCGCTTCTGCTGGAGGGGAAGCTGATCAAGGAATTCCGGCCGAAGTACAACATCAGCTTCCGCGATGACAAACGCTTCCTAATGGTGCGGGTGAATCTGCAGGACGACTTTCCCAAGTTCACCCTGACGCGAATGAAGCGGGATGACGGGGCGCGCTACTTTGGGCCGTTTGCCCATTCGGGTGCGCTGCGCACGACGCTGAACTGGCTTAACAAGAAGTTTGGTCTGCGGGTCTGCCGCCCCATCCGCCCGGATGAGCAGGACTACAAACATTGCTCCAACGACATCATCAAGAACTGCTGCGCGCCGTGCATCGGGCGGGTGAGCGTGGAAGAGTACCGGCAGCGCATGGAGCAGGCGTGTTCCTTCCTCGATGGGAAAGGGACAAAGGACCTGGTCTCGCTGCTGGAGGAGGAGATGCAGAAGGCGGCGATGAAGCTGGACTTTGAAAAGGCGGCTGAGCTGCGGGACATGGTGGAGGACCTGAAGAAGACGCTGAGCCCGACGCGCAGCTTCCAACGCGGGGCGCGGGCGAAGGTGATCTCCACCCTGGACCCGATGGCGGATGTGAAGGAGCTGCAGGAGGCCCTGGGCCTGGGCAAACCGCCGCTGGTGATGGAGTGCTTTGACATTGCGAACATCGGCACAGCGCACTGCGTGGCCAGCATGGTGCGCTTCAAGGATGGTACGCCGGACAATGCCAACTACCGCCGCTACCGCATCCGCGCGGTGACGGGGCAGAATGACTTCATCAGCATGGCGGAGGTGATCCGCCGCCGATTTTCGCGCATCCTGCTGGAGGGCCGAGAAGTGATGGGCGAGGAGGCGGACTACTCCCAGGAAACACCGCTGGAGATGATGCGCCGACTGGAATCTGCGAAGCTGCCGGAGCTGCCGTCTGAAAAAAAGAAGAAATTCGTCCGGCTGCCGGATCTGGTCATCGTGGATGGTGGCAAGGGACAACTCGGCATGGCGATGAAGGAGCTGCAGCGGCTGGGGCTTTCTGATCTGCCGATCATCGGCCTGGCGAAAGAGCGCGAGGAAATCTATCGGCCGCATGAGCCGGACCCGCTGGTGCTGCCGCATGAGATGGGGGCGCTGAAGCTGCTACAACGCATCCGCGATGAGGCCCACCGATGGGCCAACGGATATCACCAACTTTTGTTAGGCAAACGGGTGGAGGAAAGCCTGCTGGATGATTGCCCGGGGGTGAGCCAAGCGCGCAAAGCGACGCTGTTGAAGAAATTTGGCTCGGTGGCGCGGCTACGCAAAGCGACCCCAGAGGAGATCTCGAAGGTGCCCGGGATCAGTAGCACCCTAGCGGAGACCATCGTGGATTTCTTGGTCTCGCGGGGTGGAGAGTGA
- a CDS encoding FdhF/YdeP family oxidoreductase has translation MSATPIPAQPPEKLTGIHIGKTKHSAAGVPAVANSLKHVYGSSGLLRGTSAMLKLNQTGGFDCPSCAWPDPEDHRSAFEFCENGAKAIASETTKSRVTPQFFADNSVAELSEWSDYEMDQAGRITHPMILREDATHYEEISWDDAFSLIGQELNALASPDEAVFYTSGRATNEAAFLYQLFVRHFGTNNLPDCSNMCHESSGAALGQSVGVGKGTVTLKDLETAETILIMGQNPGTNHPRMLSSLQRAVENGATIIAVNPMKEAGLTGFMHPQQVKGVLGMSTPLAKHFLQVNLNGDQALLKGIAKTLVEDGSLDEGFLAEHVQGFEPYREHLRGLDWAELEKLSGIQRDVMQLVARQAASGQRKLITCWAMGLTQHKNAVATIQEVVNIHLMLGAIGRESAGLCPVRGHSNVQGDRTMGVFEKMPEWFMDNLENVFQFPVPRHHGWDTVAAIQAMHEGRGKVFYALGGNFLQATPDTEFTGEALRRCHLTVHVCTKLNRSHLVTGRIGLILPCLGRSEWEVRGDLTQFCTVENSMSVVHSSHGHLEPASPHLLSEPVIVARTAAATLGARSKVDWAALAEDYDRIRDLIERVVPGFEDFNSRIREPGGFYLPNTARQRIWKTRSGKAEIHTHDLQVLVPGPGQLVLQTFRSHDQFNTTVYGLNDRYRGIGNERRIIFMNPQDMKDRGIGPLEPVDITSHFKGETRHAPRFLAVPYDQPPGNCAAYFPEANVLVPIGSFADVSLTPTSKSVLVTIQRSA, from the coding sequence ATGTCTGCGACACCCATTCCTGCCCAGCCACCGGAAAAGCTCACCGGCATTCATATCGGCAAGACCAAGCACTCGGCCGCTGGTGTGCCGGCCGTGGCGAATTCCCTGAAGCATGTGTACGGAAGCAGCGGCCTTCTGCGCGGCACCTCGGCCATGCTGAAGCTGAACCAGACAGGGGGCTTTGACTGCCCGAGCTGCGCCTGGCCCGACCCGGAAGATCACCGCAGCGCCTTTGAGTTTTGCGAAAACGGGGCGAAGGCGATTGCCTCTGAAACCACCAAGAGCCGGGTCACTCCGCAGTTCTTTGCTGACAACAGCGTGGCCGAGCTTTCCGAGTGGAGCGATTACGAGATGGACCAGGCCGGGCGCATCACCCATCCCATGATTTTGAGGGAAGATGCAACCCATTATGAGGAGATTTCCTGGGACGATGCCTTCAGCCTCATCGGGCAGGAGCTGAATGCGCTGGCCTCGCCCGACGAGGCAGTGTTTTATACCTCAGGCCGCGCCACCAATGAGGCGGCTTTTTTGTACCAGCTTTTTGTTAGGCATTTCGGCACGAACAATCTGCCTGACTGCTCCAACATGTGCCACGAATCCAGTGGCGCGGCCCTGGGCCAAAGCGTGGGCGTGGGGAAGGGGACGGTGACCCTGAAGGACCTGGAGACGGCCGAAACCATCCTCATCATGGGCCAGAACCCAGGGACGAACCACCCGCGCATGCTCAGCAGCCTGCAGCGCGCGGTGGAAAACGGGGCCACCATCATCGCGGTGAACCCGATGAAGGAAGCGGGCCTCACCGGCTTCATGCACCCGCAGCAGGTGAAAGGCGTGCTGGGCATGTCCACCCCCCTGGCGAAACACTTTCTTCAAGTGAACCTGAATGGCGACCAAGCCTTGCTCAAGGGCATCGCGAAGACTCTCGTGGAAGATGGCAGCCTGGATGAAGGATTCCTGGCCGAACATGTCCAAGGTTTTGAGCCCTATCGTGAGCATCTGCGCGGGCTTGATTGGGCGGAGTTGGAAAAGCTGTCTGGCATCCAGCGCGATGTCATGCAGCTGGTGGCCCGCCAAGCTGCCAGCGGTCAGCGCAAGCTCATTACCTGCTGGGCCATGGGGTTGACCCAGCACAAAAATGCCGTGGCCACCATCCAGGAGGTGGTGAACATCCACCTCATGCTGGGGGCCATTGGTCGCGAAAGCGCAGGCCTCTGCCCCGTGCGCGGTCACAGCAATGTGCAGGGAGACCGCACCATGGGCGTCTTTGAGAAGATGCCGGAATGGTTCATGGACAACTTGGAAAACGTCTTCCAGTTCCCGGTGCCCCGTCATCATGGCTGGGATACGGTGGCGGCCATTCAGGCCATGCATGAAGGTCGTGGCAAAGTGTTCTATGCCCTCGGTGGAAACTTCCTCCAGGCCACGCCGGACACCGAATTCACCGGCGAAGCCCTGCGCCGCTGCCATCTCACGGTCCATGTTTGTACCAAGCTCAACCGCAGCCATTTGGTCACTGGGCGCATCGGCTTGATCCTGCCCTGCCTGGGGCGCAGCGAGTGGGAAGTGCGCGGCGACCTCACCCAATTTTGCACCGTGGAAAATAGCATGAGCGTGGTGCACTCTTCGCATGGTCACCTGGAGCCCGCTTCACCGCATCTGCTGAGCGAGCCTGTCATCGTCGCCCGCACGGCAGCCGCCACGCTAGGCGCAAGATCAAAGGTGGACTGGGCCGCATTGGCGGAGGACTACGACCGCATTCGCGACCTCATCGAGCGTGTGGTTCCAGGCTTTGAGGACTTCAACAGCCGCATTCGTGAACCCGGCGGTTTTTATCTGCCAAACACCGCCCGCCAGCGCATCTGGAAAACCCGCAGCGGCAAGGCCGAGATCCATACTCACGACCTTCAAGTCCTGGTGCCTGGGCCGGGCCAGCTTGTCCTGCAAACCTTCCGCAGCCATGACCAGTTCAATACGACCGTCTATGGTCTAAATGATCGTTACCGTGGCATCGGCAATGAGCGCCGGATCATCTTCATGAATCCTCAGGACATGAAGGACCGTGGCATCGGGCCGCTGGAGCCGGTGGACATCACCAGCCATTTCAAAGGCGAAACAAGGCATGCCCCGCGTTTCCTCGCCGTGCCCTACGATCAGCCGCCCGGCAATTGCGCCGCCTACTTCCCAGAGGCGAACGTACTCGTCCCCATCGGCAGCTTTGCTGACGTCAGTCTCACCCCCACTTCCAAGAGTGTTTTGGTTACCATCCAACGTTCTGCTTAA
- a CDS encoding dienelactone hydrolase family protein: MKPAFIALLTLMTAMSGAAIVEKPVEYKAGDVVCEGWQAYDDAVQGKRPSILIVHQWTGVSDNEKMRAKMLAELGYNVLVADVYGKGIRPQPPEAGKEAGKYKANRPLLRDRVNAALALLNKDAQTDTSKVACIGYCFGGTAAIELGRSGAAVKGIVSFHGSLDSPNPADGKNIKAKVLALHGADDPFVAAKDLAAFEQEMKDSGVDFKLVQYPGAVHSFTQKAAGNDNSKGAAYNEAADKASWDEMKAFFGRIFAE, encoded by the coding sequence ATGAAACCTGCCTTCATTGCCCTCCTTACCCTGATGACCGCCATGTCAGGAGCTGCCATCGTCGAAAAACCTGTCGAATACAAAGCAGGCGATGTCGTTTGCGAAGGCTGGCAGGCTTATGACGATGCCGTCCAGGGAAAGCGCCCCTCCATTCTCATCGTCCATCAGTGGACCGGGGTCAGTGACAATGAAAAGATGCGTGCCAAAATGCTGGCAGAGCTGGGCTACAACGTCCTCGTGGCTGATGTTTATGGCAAAGGCATCCGCCCTCAGCCCCCTGAAGCGGGTAAGGAGGCCGGCAAGTACAAAGCGAACCGCCCTCTGCTGCGTGATCGCGTGAATGCCGCCCTAGCCCTGCTCAATAAGGATGCGCAGACTGACACCTCAAAGGTGGCTTGCATCGGTTACTGCTTTGGCGGCACCGCTGCCATTGAGCTTGGTCGCAGCGGAGCCGCCGTCAAAGGCATCGTTAGCTTCCATGGCAGCTTGGATTCCCCCAATCCTGCAGACGGTAAAAACATCAAGGCCAAGGTGCTAGCCCTCCACGGTGCCGATGACCCCTTCGTCGCAGCCAAGGACCTTGCAGCCTTTGAGCAGGAGATGAAGGATTCGGGTGTGGATTTCAAACTTGTTCAATACCCAGGCGCAGTACACAGCTTTACTCAGAAAGCCGCTGGCAATGACAACAGCAAAGGGGCTGCCTATAACGAAGCTGCGGATAAAGCTTCCTGGGATGAAATGAAGGCCTTCTTTGGTCGAATCTTCGCTGAATAA
- a CDS encoding glutathione S-transferase family protein → MKTLRFLSLLVAVTAAVSALSAETKPASASPAPLSGLVEKEATDFLRFVENDEGESLQTAIVTYVSPAGVKVDLVGAVHIADKAYFDALNAQFKTYEAVLYELVGRPIELREDLKPGDGSEKLQWLGQVQETLRKTLKLESQLRGIDYKAKNFVHADMSVEGFFESQEQKKETFISLWLKAIQAQASLDRNRPQPSMVELLMIMRQEDPSMDLKRLVGQEFDSMEKLIMGMESNGGTSIIGERNRFALEVLDKEIKAGKKRLAIFYGAAHLPDMEKRLLAQDYKLQKIEWVKAWDLPWEE, encoded by the coding sequence ATGAAAACACTGCGATTCCTCTCCCTCCTGGTCGCAGTGACGGCCGCAGTCTCAGCCCTTTCGGCTGAGACTAAGCCCGCCTCTGCGAGTCCCGCGCCGCTGAGCGGTTTGGTCGAAAAAGAAGCCACCGATTTCTTGCGCTTTGTCGAAAACGACGAAGGCGAATCTCTGCAAACCGCCATCGTTACCTACGTTTCACCCGCCGGAGTGAAGGTGGATCTTGTTGGGGCTGTCCACATAGCAGACAAGGCCTATTTTGATGCGCTGAACGCCCAATTTAAAACCTACGAGGCCGTGCTATATGAACTTGTGGGTCGCCCGATTGAATTGCGTGAGGATTTAAAACCTGGCGACGGCTCTGAAAAACTTCAATGGCTGGGTCAAGTTCAGGAAACCCTGCGCAAAACCCTAAAGCTCGAGAGCCAGCTTCGCGGCATTGATTATAAAGCAAAAAATTTCGTTCATGCAGACATGAGCGTGGAAGGTTTTTTTGAATCTCAGGAACAGAAAAAGGAAACCTTCATCAGCCTCTGGCTCAAAGCCATCCAGGCTCAAGCATCCCTGGATCGTAATCGTCCCCAGCCCAGCATGGTGGAACTGCTCATGATCATGCGCCAGGAAGATCCCTCCATGGATCTCAAACGCCTCGTCGGGCAAGAATTCGACAGCATGGAAAAGCTGATCATGGGTATGGAATCCAATGGCGGCACAAGCATCATCGGTGAGCGCAATCGCTTCGCCTTGGAAGTCTTGGATAAGGAAATCAAAGCCGGCAAAAAGCGGCTCGCTATCTTTTATGGAGCCGCACATTTACCCGACATGGAAAAGCGTCTTTTGGCTCAAGACTATAAGCTTCAAAAGATCGAATGGGTGAAAGCCTGGGATCTTCCCTGGGAGGAATGA